One Pullulanibacillus sp. KACC 23026 DNA segment encodes these proteins:
- the efeB gene encoding iron uptake transporter deferrochelatase/peroxidase subunit: protein MTDRENKQRYTRRDMLKMGAVTGSSLVIGASGFGLIANLLDPPAKTAKVAAKTTEDVIPFYGEHQAGIITPQQTYMYLASFELMTESKQEVVKLFKRWTKLGELFTVGNWELDSANKALPPNDTGESIGFSPGNLTMLLGLGPTFFWKNGKDRLGLAHKMPKFLKKIPNVGNQKLDPNLSDGDICIQVCSEDKQVVFHAIRNLIKEGVGTVSLKWLQDGFFSGAKGETKRNLFGFKDGTANPSLANKKEVKEIVWAGSDEPSWMVGGTYLAYRKIRMFIEEWDQDSLQDQEDTLGRRKQSGAPMGKVHEFDEVDASKMPVDSHVRITHTTGDPILRRSYNYANGVDALTGKMEAGLAFISFQKNPWKSFFPKLKKMGESDALNEYTMHIGSALFAVPRGVKKGEYIAQPLFEL from the coding sequence GTGACAGATAGAGAAAACAAACAACGATACACACGTCGCGATATGTTGAAAATGGGTGCCGTAACAGGTTCGAGTTTGGTTATCGGAGCAAGCGGTTTTGGTTTAATAGCCAATCTTCTCGACCCTCCTGCAAAAACTGCAAAGGTAGCTGCGAAAACGACAGAGGACGTCATTCCTTTTTATGGAGAGCATCAGGCAGGAATTATCACACCGCAACAGACCTATATGTATCTAGCGAGTTTTGAGCTCATGACAGAAAGCAAACAAGAGGTCGTGAAATTATTTAAGCGCTGGACGAAACTAGGAGAGCTCTTTACGGTTGGCAATTGGGAACTAGATTCCGCCAATAAGGCTCTCCCCCCTAATGACACAGGGGAAAGTATCGGCTTTTCACCAGGGAATCTGACCATGCTTCTAGGTTTAGGACCAACCTTTTTCTGGAAAAACGGAAAGGATCGTTTGGGGCTGGCTCATAAAATGCCTAAGTTCTTGAAAAAGATACCAAATGTCGGAAATCAGAAATTGGATCCCAATCTATCAGATGGAGATATTTGCATCCAGGTATGCTCTGAGGATAAGCAGGTTGTCTTCCACGCTATTCGAAATTTAATAAAGGAGGGAGTCGGTACGGTTTCCTTAAAATGGCTTCAGGATGGTTTTTTTAGCGGGGCTAAAGGGGAGACGAAGCGTAATCTCTTTGGTTTTAAAGACGGGACGGCCAATCCTAGCTTAGCTAATAAGAAAGAGGTAAAGGAAATTGTGTGGGCCGGTTCCGATGAGCCGAGTTGGATGGTTGGCGGAACCTATTTAGCCTATCGGAAAATTCGAATGTTTATAGAAGAATGGGATCAGGACTCCCTGCAAGATCAAGAGGATACATTGGGAAGGCGAAAACAATCAGGGGCTCCGATGGGAAAGGTGCATGAGTTTGATGAGGTCGACGCTAGTAAAATGCCCGTTGATTCACATGTCAGGATTACTCATACCACGGGAGACCCGATCTTACGCCGCTCCTATAACTATGCAAATGGGGTGGATGCACTTACAGGTAAGATGGAGGCTGGCTTAGCTTTTATTAGTTTTCAAAAAAATCCTTGGAAATCCTTTTTTCCAAAATTAAAGAAGATGGGAGAATCGGATGCGTTAAATGAATACACAATGCACATCGGATCAGCGCTATTTGCTGTTCCACGGGGAGTTAAAAAAGGGGAATATATCGCGCAGCCTTTATTTGAGCTGTAA
- a CDS encoding rhamnogalacturonan acetylesterase — translation MVETYPSVCLASDSTCQTYSKEAAPQAGWGQFISQYFTDTISFFNHSIGGRSSKTFVEEGRLDAIVDEIKEGDYLLIQMGHNDSTLSKPERYTDPFTAYKKYLRMYVDGAREKQAIPILMTPVGRLHYENGEFINDFPDYCEAMKQVAEEEEVLLIDLMSLSLAYYESIGYGEAKTLFMVSFNGTDHTHFTEKGADAIACLVSQAVKRLELNLSFK, via the coding sequence ATGGTAGAGACTTATCCAAGCGTTTGCTTAGCGAGTGATTCGACGTGTCAAACTTATTCCAAGGAGGCAGCTCCGCAGGCTGGTTGGGGGCAATTTATAAGTCAGTATTTTACCGACACTATCTCATTTTTTAATCATTCAATTGGCGGGAGGAGCTCGAAAACCTTTGTGGAAGAAGGGCGTCTTGATGCTATTGTGGATGAGATAAAAGAGGGAGACTATTTATTGATTCAAATGGGTCACAATGACTCCACTCTTTCGAAGCCTGAAAGATACACCGACCCTTTCACTGCTTACAAAAAGTATTTAAGAATGTATGTAGATGGCGCCCGTGAAAAACAAGCCATTCCTATTTTAATGACGCCTGTTGGCCGTCTGCACTATGAGAATGGCGAATTTATTAATGACTTCCCTGATTACTGTGAGGCAATGAAGCAAGTGGCAGAAGAGGAGGAGGTCCTTCTCATTGATCTCATGTCTCTGAGCTTAGCGTATTATGAATCTATTGGTTATGGCGAGGCTAAAACCTTGTTTATGGTTTCGTTTAACGGAACAGACCATACTCATTTTACGGAGAAAGGTGCCGACGCCATTGCTTGCCTCGTCTCACAAGCAGTCAAAAGGCTTGAATTGAACCTATCCTTTAAATGA
- a CDS encoding antibiotic biosynthesis monooxygenase: MFVTNACFEVDKAGEDRLKAKARKNEQDIQGASGLVSYECWRTDHKDTIEYVFVSKWEKQDHFKAWISRDAHVEEHKARRQRKKESGVEPQYPFKKTLRFYEVVEPDQTEQV; encoded by the coding sequence ATGTTTGTAACCAATGCATGCTTTGAGGTCGATAAGGCCGGAGAAGATCGTTTAAAAGCGAAGGCCCGGAAAAACGAACAAGATATCCAAGGCGCTTCGGGGTTAGTCTCTTATGAGTGCTGGCGTACAGACCATAAGGATACGATTGAATATGTCTTTGTCTCTAAATGGGAAAAACAAGATCATTTTAAAGCTTGGATCTCAAGAGATGCCCACGTCGAGGAGCATAAAGCCCGGCGGCAAAGAAAAAAAGAATCCGGTGTAGAACCTCAATACCCGTTCAAGAAAACCTTGCGCTTCTATGAAGTAGTCGAACCTGATCAGACAGAACAAGTTTAA
- a CDS encoding alpha/beta hydrolase codes for MISETYNLWIKEAYTYPVMGDFIPTITSYIHEDDKVRPAMIVVPGGGYSVVSPTEGELVAMEFYQKGYNAFVVTYTTNLLRTTPLKFQPLKDLSKAVVFVRKQAELFCINPDKVAVCGFSAGGHLTGSLAVHYDAEELVLGEEYAGIRNRPNAVILSYPVITSGDFAHKDSFIALLGEEASQEELDYMSLEKQVTDQTPPVFIWHTVSDETVPVENSYLFAESCKNHGVPFEHHVFGNGPHGLSLANTDWATGNYGQDYTLNQVYETMQYLVDHGLDLPSPFNRLGPVPKGTDVKEILRLKSKENRQDLKPDEGIAIWPTLVHNWLKKTWGLAD; via the coding sequence TTGATTTCTGAAACTTATAATTTATGGATCAAAGAGGCTTACACCTATCCTGTTATGGGTGACTTTATTCCAACTATTACATCCTATATTCATGAGGATGATAAGGTAAGACCCGCCATGATTGTTGTCCCCGGCGGCGGCTATTCGGTTGTGTCTCCTACCGAAGGGGAATTAGTAGCAATGGAATTTTACCAGAAAGGCTACAATGCTTTTGTCGTTACTTATACAACCAATTTATTAAGGACAACTCCTTTGAAATTTCAACCTTTAAAAGATTTATCTAAAGCCGTTGTTTTTGTGAGAAAACAAGCTGAACTTTTTTGTATTAATCCCGATAAAGTGGCAGTTTGCGGATTTTCGGCAGGTGGGCATCTGACAGGAAGCCTTGCCGTGCATTACGACGCAGAGGAATTGGTTTTGGGTGAAGAGTATGCGGGCATTCGTAATCGCCCGAATGCGGTTATTTTATCCTATCCGGTCATTACTTCAGGAGACTTCGCTCATAAGGATTCCTTTATAGCCTTATTAGGGGAAGAGGCAAGCCAAGAAGAATTAGACTATATGTCCTTGGAAAAACAGGTCACGGACCAAACCCCCCCTGTCTTTATATGGCATACTGTATCCGATGAAACCGTTCCAGTCGAGAATAGTTATCTATTTGCCGAAAGCTGCAAAAATCATGGGGTTCCATTTGAACATCATGTGTTTGGGAATGGGCCTCATGGACTTTCATTAGCTAACACAGATTGGGCTACTGGAAATTATGGCCAGGATTATACGTTGAATCAAGTCTATGAAACCATGCAGTATCTAGTTGACCATGGCCTTGACTTACCATCGCCTTTTAATAGATTGGGACCCGTTCCAAAGGGGACTGATGTCAAAGAGATATTGAGGCTGAAGTCGAAGGAGAATAGGCAGGACTTAAAGCCAGATGAGGGCATTGCCATATGGCCAACCTTAGTCCATAACTGGTTGAAGAAAACATGGGGACTGGCAGACTGA
- the efeO gene encoding iron uptake system protein EfeO produces MFHSRKLVFSLLGTLLLIPGIAGCSTSSSTTQKEGATAAATPQTAVQKGTKKMEDLVSQLQKALANKDIDEAKSKGKAINDQWLAYENSVRGKFPLLYADIEKYEQPIYAQSNMDQPDFKAMTDQATHLQSTLKQLMTAKETAEKESKVLNAAVDSYKQYVEEQVDQLVKTTQAFAKAIDSGNLTEAKKQYVAARPYYERIEPIAESLGDLDPRIDARINDVDDVSKWTGFHEIERSLYEKNTLDGQKKYADQLVSDVADLQEKVKTIQLKPKEMVAGAMDLLNEAATSKITGEEERYSHIDLVDLQANLDGSEAVYQAAIPALNVQHKELADQIDKQFQVIDNELLNYQSNGQFESYSDFEKNKDNVRQLSDELEKLSKLMAQTATIF; encoded by the coding sequence ATGTTTCATTCTAGAAAATTAGTATTTAGCCTGCTTGGAACCCTTTTACTTATCCCGGGTATTGCTGGCTGCAGCACATCCTCATCTACTACTCAGAAGGAAGGGGCAACCGCTGCGGCCACACCGCAAACGGCTGTTCAAAAAGGGACTAAAAAGATGGAGGATTTGGTCAGTCAGCTTCAGAAAGCGCTGGCTAATAAGGATATCGATGAGGCCAAATCCAAAGGAAAAGCGATTAATGATCAGTGGCTTGCCTATGAAAATAGTGTACGTGGCAAATTCCCTTTACTCTATGCGGATATTGAGAAGTATGAACAACCGATTTATGCCCAGTCCAATATGGATCAGCCTGATTTTAAGGCGATGACTGATCAAGCAACGCATCTTCAGAGTACTCTCAAGCAATTGATGACGGCCAAAGAAACGGCAGAAAAAGAGTCCAAAGTACTGAACGCTGCGGTTGACAGTTATAAACAATATGTAGAGGAGCAGGTTGATCAGCTTGTTAAGACCACTCAGGCTTTCGCAAAGGCCATTGATAGCGGAAACCTGACCGAAGCGAAGAAACAGTACGTCGCTGCGCGTCCTTACTATGAGCGAATTGAACCGATTGCTGAGAGCTTGGGTGATTTGGATCCGCGGATCGATGCTCGGATTAATGACGTGGATGATGTCTCAAAATGGACCGGGTTCCATGAGATTGAACGCTCTCTCTATGAAAAAAACACGTTGGACGGGCAAAAGAAATATGCTGATCAGCTTGTAAGTGATGTTGCGGACCTGCAAGAGAAGGTTAAAACCATCCAATTGAAGCCTAAAGAAATGGTGGCCGGCGCAATGGATCTGTTGAATGAAGCCGCTACGTCAAAAATAACAGGGGAGGAAGAGCGGTATTCGCATATTGACTTGGTGGATTTACAGGCGAATTTGGATGGCTCAGAGGCTGTTTACCAAGCTGCCATTCCGGCTCTAAACGTCCAACATAAGGAACTCGCTGATCAGATCGATAAACAATTTCAAGTAATTGACAATGAACTCTTGAACTATCAATCAAATGGACAATTTGAGAGTTACTCAGATTTTGAGAAAAATAAAGATAACGTTCGCCAGTTAAGTGATGAACTTGAAAAATTATCAAAACTAATGGCACAGACAGCTACTATTTTTTAA
- a CDS encoding twin-arginine translocase TatA/TatE family subunit yields the protein MGLGPTSIILIVIVAFIIFGPKKLPEFGKSIGMTLREFKKTTSGLLDEKEEAEITSKKQENDS from the coding sequence ATGGGATTAGGTCCAACAAGCATTATCCTTATTGTTATAGTGGCATTTATCATCTTTGGTCCCAAGAAGTTACCCGAATTTGGTAAATCAATTGGGATGACCCTCCGTGAATTCAAAAAGACAACTTCTGGCCTTTTAGATGAAAAAGAGGAAGCTGAAATCACTTCAAAGAAACAAGAGAATGACAGCTAA
- a CDS encoding FTR1 family protein: MRKFVSFLSLLAFLVFISGSQQALANGNKGGVTTAIKLSSAITQSLTENQMSQAKEALEKLKQWWRVNKLDVQHQSFDAYVSINQDLSKVSLDLLNNQTQQGLNDAQTLHTSFKTLQNKQSPDQGQSTSKQNLAAYVQQLQDTKALLQQKKWSEAQQQIQTLQKNWLAVEGDVVSQSQKVYSDSENNLVLLGAYVNTPDKRSQTVPLIDQMIFSLQPLADADYGLWDAALIPIREGFEALLVVGALLTFGKKANSKKANHWVWGGTLAGILCCLIVGGIVAFLFSSQAFGNNNSLINGWSGVIASLMLLYVSYWLHRNSDIKRWNAFIKTQTEKAMTNGRMLSFAFIAFLAIVREGMETVIFLIGMASRMSAAQLTGGIAVGFGILIIIGFLMLKIGIRLPLKPFFLISSLIVFYLCFKFMGSGIHSLQMAGIFPSTVSNELPSLNALSIYPSWYSALPQLIFLLSGIFVLAFNKWKQLKTNQTINQEVV, from the coding sequence ATGAGAAAGTTCGTAAGTTTCCTTAGTCTGCTTGCATTTTTGGTCTTTATTAGTGGTAGTCAGCAGGCTTTGGCAAATGGAAATAAAGGAGGTGTGACAACAGCCATTAAGTTGTCAAGCGCTATTACCCAGAGCCTTACTGAGAATCAAATGAGTCAGGCGAAGGAGGCTCTTGAGAAATTAAAACAATGGTGGCGCGTGAATAAATTAGACGTCCAGCATCAATCCTTTGATGCGTATGTGTCAATTAATCAAGATCTATCTAAGGTTTCGTTGGATTTGTTAAATAATCAAACTCAACAAGGACTAAACGATGCTCAAACCTTACATACTTCATTTAAGACTCTTCAGAATAAGCAGTCGCCTGATCAAGGCCAATCAACTAGTAAGCAAAACCTAGCTGCCTATGTTCAGCAGCTTCAAGACACTAAAGCGCTTCTTCAGCAGAAAAAATGGTCAGAAGCGCAACAGCAGATTCAAACCTTGCAGAAGAATTGGTTAGCGGTCGAAGGAGACGTCGTCAGCCAATCGCAAAAAGTCTACAGCGATTCTGAAAACAATCTCGTGCTTCTAGGAGCCTATGTGAATACTCCGGATAAACGGAGTCAGACCGTCCCTTTAATAGACCAAATGATTTTCTCACTCCAACCATTAGCCGATGCTGATTATGGACTTTGGGATGCGGCCCTAATCCCCATTAGGGAAGGGTTTGAAGCTTTATTAGTTGTAGGGGCTCTTCTTACTTTTGGCAAGAAGGCTAATTCCAAGAAGGCTAATCATTGGGTGTGGGGCGGTACATTAGCAGGCATTCTCTGTTGTTTGATCGTCGGTGGAATTGTGGCCTTTCTTTTTTCTTCTCAAGCCTTTGGGAACAACAATTCTTTAATCAATGGATGGTCCGGCGTCATTGCGAGCCTCATGCTGCTTTACGTAAGCTATTGGCTGCACCGAAACTCCGATATTAAGCGCTGGAATGCTTTTATTAAAACCCAGACTGAAAAAGCGATGACAAATGGCCGCATGCTATCCTTCGCCTTTATTGCTTTTCTTGCCATTGTGCGTGAGGGCATGGAAACCGTGATCTTTTTGATCGGAATGGCCAGTCGAATGTCTGCTGCACAGCTTACAGGAGGGATTGCGGTTGGGTTTGGCATTTTAATCATTATTGGGTTTCTCATGTTAAAGATTGGAATCCGGCTTCCTCTCAAGCCCTTTTTCTTGATCTCAAGCCTTATTGTTTTTTACTTATGCTTTAAATTTATGGGGTCAGGCATCCATAGCCTGCAGATGGCAGGTATCTTCCCTTCAACAGTCAGCAATGAATTGCCATCTTTAAACGCATTAAGTATTTATCCTTCTTGGTACAGCGCGTTGCCTCAACTGATTTTTCTTCTTTCCGGAATTTTCGTTTTGGCATTTAACAAATGGAAGCAACTTAAAACCAATCAAACGATCAATCAGGAGGTTGTCTAA
- a CDS encoding organic hydroperoxide resistance protein yields the protein MSDVVLTASVSAVGGREGHVQSEDGNINLDVAMPGTSRAKSLPDATNPEQLFAAGYSACFDGALQLMAQKEGIKFESEVTASVSLLKDQSDDGFKLGVTLHVKGSGIDQTVLEDLTQKAHGFCPYSKATRGNIDVHLECEVVS from the coding sequence ATGTCAGATGTTGTATTAACCGCCAGTGTTTCAGCAGTAGGTGGACGTGAGGGACATGTTCAATCGGAGGATGGAAACATTAATTTAGATGTGGCAATGCCTGGAACATCGCGTGCTAAATCACTCCCTGATGCAACGAATCCGGAACAATTATTTGCTGCCGGCTATTCGGCTTGTTTTGACGGGGCCCTTCAATTAATGGCTCAAAAAGAGGGGATTAAATTTGAATCAGAAGTGACGGCTTCTGTGAGCTTGTTGAAAGATCAAAGTGATGATGGCTTCAAACTTGGCGTGACACTTCATGTAAAAGGATCCGGTATTGATCAGACCGTTCTTGAGGACCTTACTCAAAAGGCACATGGCTTCTGTCCCTATTCCAAGGCGACACGCGGAAACATCGATGTTCATTTGGAATGTGAAGTTGTTAGTTAA
- a CDS encoding rhamnogalacturonan lyase, with translation MTPNQREIENKFPARQMEYLKRGLIAIRVENGVFIAWRLLGTEPLETTFNLYRDNQLINEVPIAKSTNSLDPDGCLASTYTVCAVVNGAEQELSDPVSVMETNYLHVPLQKPKGGTTPDGIDYTYSANDASAADVDGDGEYEIVLKWDPTNSHDNAHKGYTGNTYLDAYKLDGTRLWRIDMGRNIRSGAHYTQFMVYDLDGDGKAELAVKTADGTVDGLGQVIGDPEADYRNEDGFIINGPEYFTIFEGTTGKALITTDYDPPRGDVKDWGDSTGNRADRFLACIAYLDGVRPSVVMCRGYYTRSVLVAYNWRDGELTKIWRFDSDDPGNSDYAGQGNHSVSVADVDGDGKDEIIYGSCVIDHDGTGLYSTKLGHGDAMHVGNLDPTRPGLEVFQVHETPSEKGVELHDAGTGEILWGKSSTHDVGRGTSGNIDPRYLGEQYWADGVLYNNKGEKISRNVPSSTNFAIWWDGDLLRELLDKNRVDKWDYINETTVNLLTAEECESNNGTKATPCLQANLFGDWREEVVWRTKDSTALHIYTTTDVTDYKLHTLMHDSVYRLGIAWQNTAYNQPPHTSYYLGVGMETAPKPHIYVVKSKELEGKESPLW, from the coding sequence ATGACTCCAAATCAAAGAGAAATTGAGAACAAGTTTCCCGCACGGCAAATGGAATACTTAAAAAGAGGGCTTATCGCCATTAGGGTTGAAAATGGTGTGTTTATTGCTTGGCGCCTGCTCGGGACAGAGCCTTTGGAAACGACTTTTAACTTATACAGAGATAATCAACTCATTAATGAAGTACCGATTGCAAAAAGCACCAACTCTCTCGATCCGGATGGTTGTTTAGCTTCAACTTATACGGTTTGTGCCGTTGTTAATGGGGCCGAGCAAGAGTTATCTGATCCGGTCAGTGTTATGGAAACGAATTATTTACATGTGCCTCTACAAAAGCCTAAAGGCGGGACGACACCGGATGGCATTGACTATACTTACAGTGCTAATGATGCTAGTGCGGCAGACGTTGATGGTGATGGGGAATATGAAATTGTTTTAAAATGGGACCCAACTAACTCTCACGATAATGCGCATAAAGGTTATACAGGAAATACGTATTTAGACGCTTATAAATTAGATGGAACACGACTTTGGCGAATTGATATGGGGAGAAATATCCGTTCAGGTGCCCATTACACCCAGTTTATGGTCTATGACCTAGATGGTGATGGAAAGGCAGAACTCGCAGTAAAGACGGCTGATGGAACTGTTGACGGATTAGGGCAAGTGATCGGTGACCCGGAAGCGGATTATCGTAATGAAGATGGTTTTATTATTAATGGACCCGAGTATTTCACTATTTTTGAAGGTACGACAGGTAAAGCGTTGATTACTACGGATTATGACCCTCCGCGGGGAGATGTAAAGGATTGGGGGGACAGTACTGGAAATCGAGCAGACCGTTTTTTAGCCTGTATCGCTTATTTAGACGGGGTAAGACCGAGTGTGGTGATGTGCCGAGGCTATTACACCCGTTCCGTCCTTGTTGCGTACAATTGGCGTGATGGAGAGTTAACGAAAATTTGGCGGTTCGATAGTGATGACCCGGGTAATAGTGATTATGCCGGCCAAGGCAATCATAGTGTTAGTGTTGCAGACGTTGATGGAGATGGTAAGGATGAAATCATTTATGGCTCCTGTGTCATCGACCATGATGGAACCGGGCTGTATTCAACTAAGCTTGGGCATGGAGATGCGATGCATGTCGGCAATCTTGATCCGACCCGACCTGGATTAGAAGTTTTTCAGGTCCATGAAACGCCTTCTGAAAAGGGGGTAGAACTCCATGATGCCGGGACAGGAGAGATTCTTTGGGGAAAATCATCTACTCATGATGTTGGCAGAGGAACATCAGGAAACATCGATCCAAGATACCTAGGTGAACAGTATTGGGCAGATGGAGTTCTATATAATAATAAGGGTGAAAAAATAAGTCGAAATGTTCCGTCCTCAACGAATTTTGCCATCTGGTGGGATGGAGATTTGTTAAGAGAGCTCCTTGATAAAAACCGAGTGGATAAATGGGATTATATCAATGAAACAACAGTCAATTTGTTAACAGCAGAAGAATGTGAGTCGAATAACGGGACGAAGGCAACACCGTGTTTGCAGGCCAACTTATTTGGAGACTGGAGAGAGGAAGTCGTCTGGCGTACAAAAGATAGTACCGCGCTTCACATCTACACAACGACAGACGTGACCGACTACAAATTGCATACCCTTATGCATGATTCTGTCTATCGTCTTGGTATTGCTTGGCAAAATACGGCCTATAATCAGCCGCCTCATACGAGCTATTATCTTGGAGTCGGCATGGAGACAGCTCCAAAACCTCATATTTACGTGGTTAAATCTAAGGAATTAGAAGGGAAAGAATCACCATTATGGTAG
- a CDS encoding DoxX family protein yields the protein MDYGVLIIRIMIAIVFIGHGTQKLFGWFGGYGVSGTGQWLESIGFRPGGKIWAVIAGLFELVGGVLFGIGYLLPVAAALIGVIMMDAILTVHLKNGFWIDKGGFEYNVFIIVIVIGIAIMGPGKYVLVSF from the coding sequence ATGGATTATGGCGTACTTATTATAAGAATAATGATTGCGATTGTTTTTATTGGGCATGGGACCCAAAAGTTGTTTGGTTGGTTTGGCGGCTATGGGGTGAGCGGGACGGGCCAGTGGCTTGAGTCGATCGGTTTCCGCCCAGGAGGTAAGATTTGGGCGGTTATCGCAGGATTATTCGAGCTTGTCGGAGGCGTGTTATTTGGCATCGGTTATCTTTTACCCGTTGCGGCAGCGCTGATTGGTGTTATTATGATGGATGCCATTTTGACTGTGCACTTGAAGAATGGTTTCTGGATTGATAAAGGCGGCTTTGAATATAATGTATTTATTATTGTCATCGTAATCGGGATTGCCATTATGGGCCCGGGAAAGTATGTTTTGGTGTCTTTCTAG
- a CDS encoding YesL family protein, with protein sequence MQLGGLTGGLYRLSEWIMRFAYLNILWVGFSLIGLFVFGIMPASSSMFSIVRKWQRGETDLPIFKTFWQHYKKDFVKINLIGIVLYIIGSIVYMDIFYMKSVNGFSSILVFAAFCIIAFLYLLLILYIFPTFVHFDLKIPHYFKYSLLFALTNIIGTIIMIGAALATWFLIRVLPASLLFFSMSLLAFVLMWAANLGFSKVTAIQEADDPKTLNNES encoded by the coding sequence ATGCAGCTTGGCGGACTAACAGGTGGATTATATCGTCTCTCAGAATGGATTATGAGGTTTGCTTATTTAAATATTTTATGGGTAGGCTTCTCGCTTATTGGCTTATTCGTATTTGGAATAATGCCAGCAAGTTCTTCCATGTTTTCAATCGTGAGAAAGTGGCAAAGAGGGGAAACGGATCTGCCCATTTTTAAAACCTTTTGGCAGCATTACAAAAAGGATTTCGTTAAAATCAACCTAATCGGTATTGTTTTATATATTATTGGATCGATTGTCTATATGGATATTTTTTATATGAAGTCGGTGAATGGCTTCAGCTCGATACTAGTTTTTGCCGCTTTTTGTATAATTGCGTTTCTTTATTTACTTCTCATTCTGTACATCTTTCCTACCTTTGTCCATTTTGATTTAAAGATTCCTCACTACTTTAAGTATTCCCTTTTATTTGCTCTGACTAATATTATTGGCACCATCATTATGATCGGGGCCGCCCTCGCGACTTGGTTTCTTATTCGAGTTCTTCCTGCCTCATTACTCTTTTTTAGTATGAGTCTTTTGGCTTTTGTCTTGATGTGGGCAGCTAATCTAGGTTTTTCTAAAGTAACGGCGATACAAGAAGCGGATGATCCGAAAACGCTTAATAATGAAAGCTAG
- a CDS encoding aldo/keto reductase: MNYTSIGKSTETIPVIGQGTFKFGEDPAEAKAEIEALRYGIENGLTLIDTAEGYANGGSERIVAEAISDCRNQVFVSTKVSPGNCSYQGVIDAAEGSLERLKTDYIDLYFQHWPSKEHAIEETMRGMAYLVDKGLVKYIGVSNYTPDILAEAQKALGSHMLSCNQVGYHLNDRRIENNVLPYCQENGITVMGYSPFGYAPELFGGLGFPHEGTEQRAALEKIGQKYEKTAYQVALNWLLRQEGFVTIPKAKSIEHIKSNLGALGWELSEEDLSLIDRFFPRPDEGMPLINY, translated from the coding sequence ATGAACTATACAAGCATTGGGAAATCAACGGAGACGATCCCGGTAATCGGACAGGGGACGTTTAAGTTTGGCGAAGATCCAGCTGAAGCAAAGGCCGAAATTGAAGCACTGAGATATGGGATAGAGAACGGGTTGACGTTAATTGATACAGCTGAAGGGTATGCCAATGGCGGTTCGGAGCGAATTGTTGCAGAAGCGATCAGCGACTGTCGCAATCAGGTTTTTGTATCGACCAAAGTGTCTCCAGGAAACTGCTCCTATCAAGGAGTGATTGACGCGGCGGAGGGGAGTCTCGAACGCTTAAAAACCGATTATATCGATCTTTATTTTCAGCATTGGCCAAGTAAAGAACATGCCATCGAAGAAACGATGCGGGGAATGGCTTACTTAGTCGATAAAGGCTTAGTCAAGTACATAGGTGTCAGTAATTATACGCCGGACATTCTTGCAGAGGCGCAAAAGGCTCTTGGCAGTCACATGCTTTCCTGCAATCAAGTTGGCTATCATTTGAATGACCGGCGAATTGAGAATAATGTCTTACCTTATTGCCAAGAAAATGGGATCACAGTGATGGGCTATTCCCCATTTGGCTATGCCCCTGAGCTATTCGGTGGACTTGGATTCCCACATGAAGGGACCGAGCAAAGAGCGGCACTTGAAAAGATTGGTCAAAAATATGAGAAGACTGCCTATCAAGTGGCTTTGAATTGGCTTCTTAGACAAGAGGGCTTTGTCACGATTCCAAAGGCGAAAAGTATCGAACATATTAAAAGCAATCTAGGCGCTTTAGGATGGGAACTGTCCGAGGAAGACTTGAGTCTTATAGATCGCTTCTTTCCTAGACCAGACGAGGGGATGCCGTTAATTAACTATTGA